In Bacillus cytotoxicus NVH 391-98, the following are encoded in one genomic region:
- the sodA gene encoding superoxide dismutase [Mn], with translation MSSFHLPKLSYDYDELEPYIDGDTLALHHGKHHATYVKNLNAALENYKELQNKPLEELLSHLNELPPDIMTAVRNNGGGHYCHSLFWEVMSPKGGGEPNGDVAKVIDYYFNTFDNFKDQLSKAAISRFGSGYGWLVLDGEQLSVMSTPNQDTPLQEGKIPLLVIDVWEHAYYLKYQNRRPEFVTNWWNTVNWDRVNEKYLQAIQSQKR, from the coding sequence ATGTCTTCATTTCATTTGCCTAAGCTTTCATATGACTATGATGAATTAGAGCCCTACATTGATGGTGACACTTTGGCGCTTCATCATGGAAAGCATCACGCAACATATGTTAAAAATTTAAATGCTGCTTTAGAAAATTATAAAGAATTGCAGAACAAGCCTTTAGAAGAATTACTGAGCCATTTAAATGAACTACCACCCGATATTATGACAGCAGTCAGAAATAATGGTGGTGGGCATTACTGCCACAGCCTTTTTTGGGAGGTCATGAGTCCGAAAGGCGGAGGCGAACCTAATGGAGACGTTGCAAAAGTCATTGATTATTACTTTAATACCTTTGATAACTTCAAAGATCAGCTTTCCAAAGCGGCCATTAGTCGATTCGGAAGTGGATATGGATGGCTTGTACTGGATGGGGAACAACTCTCTGTTATGAGTACACCAAATCAAGATACACCACTACAGGAAGGAAAAATTCCGCTACTTGTAATCGATGTATGGGAGCACGCTTATTATTTGAAGTATCAAAATCGTCGTCCAGAATTCGTTACAAATTGGTGGAATACGGTCAATTGGGACCGTGTGAATGAAAAGTATTTACAAGCAATTCAATCACAGAAACGTTAG
- the galE gene encoding UDP-glucose 4-epimerase GalE, which produces MAILVTGGAGYIGSHTCVELLNSGYEIIVVDNLSNSSEEAINRVKEITGRSFPFYKEDVLNREALHAIFEENTIEAVIHFAGLKAVGESVEIPLTYYHNNITSTLVLCEVMEKHNVKKMIFSSSATVYGIPETSPITEDFPLSATNPYGQTKLMIEQILRDVVVADPEWSVVLLRYFNPFGAHESGRIGEDPNGIPNNLMPYVTQVAVGKLKELSVFGNDYPTKDGTGVRDYIHVVDLANGHVKALEKVLKTTGIDAYNLGTGTGYSVLEMVKAFEKVSGRKVPYKITERRPGDVAICYADASKAKRELGWEAKRGLEEMCADSWRWQVNNKNGYREEE; this is translated from the coding sequence ATGGCAATACTTGTAACGGGTGGAGCAGGATATATTGGTAGTCACACATGTGTAGAGTTGTTAAATAGCGGTTATGAAATTATCGTAGTAGATAATCTTTCTAATAGCTCAGAAGAAGCAATCAATCGTGTGAAGGAGATAACAGGTAGATCGTTTCCATTTTATAAAGAAGACGTTTTAAATCGTGAAGCACTTCATGCAATTTTTGAAGAAAATACGATTGAAGCGGTGATTCATTTTGCTGGCTTAAAAGCAGTGGGAGAATCGGTTGAAATTCCGCTTACGTATTATCATAATAATATTACAAGCACATTAGTGTTATGTGAAGTGATGGAAAAGCATAATGTGAAAAAGATGATCTTCAGCTCATCTGCAACAGTATACGGTATTCCAGAGACATCACCAATTACAGAAGACTTCCCGTTAAGTGCAACCAATCCATACGGTCAAACGAAATTAATGATTGAACAAATTTTACGCGATGTCGTTGTGGCAGATCCAGAATGGAGCGTAGTATTACTTCGATACTTCAACCCATTTGGTGCTCATGAAAGCGGGCGCATTGGAGAAGACCCAAATGGTATTCCGAACAACTTAATGCCGTATGTAACACAGGTAGCAGTTGGGAAATTAAAAGAATTAAGTGTATTCGGAAATGATTATCCAACAAAAGATGGCACAGGTGTACGTGATTACATTCATGTTGTGGACCTAGCAAATGGCCATGTGAAGGCTCTTGAAAAGGTGCTCAAGACAACAGGAATAGATGCCTATAACCTTGGAACAGGAACGGGTTATAGTGTATTAGAAATGGTGAAAGCTTTTGAGAAAGTTTCCGGAAGAAAGGTACCTTATAAAATTACAGAGCGCCGTCCTGGAGATGTGGCAATATGTTATGCAGATGCATCGAAAGCAAAAAGAGAACTAGGATGGGAAGCAAAACGTGGACTCGAGGAAATGTGTGCGGATTCTTGGAGATGGCAAGTTAATAATAAAAATGGGTATCGAGAAGAGGAATAA